Proteins found in one Flavobacteriales bacterium genomic segment:
- a CDS encoding branched-chain amino acid transaminase, giving the protein MKEERKIWFKNQIVPLSQATINVLAPTSQFGANVFEGHRAYWNEEQEQLYIFRLDEHIKRLKESIKLIKFEDKYSTEFLKQSCKDIIIANDYQEDIAIRQTVFLDGFGSWFSTDPVEMFIAPIPKGRLLNQNKTGVHCCVSSWERINDNSVSPRIKVGANYINSRAGQLEAKRNNYDFAIFLNNQGFVSEGPGSCLFMVKDDVLITPSTTSSILDSITRKTILQIAKEDLNLHVEEREVNRTELYTADELFLCGTAVEIVPILSIDRYEINQQLEGKLTEKIKNHYFDIARGKILDRIDWLTPVY; this is encoded by the coding sequence ATGAAAGAAGAAAGAAAAATATGGTTTAAAAACCAAATTGTACCACTAAGTCAAGCTACGATTAATGTACTTGCACCTACCAGTCAATTTGGAGCAAATGTATTTGAAGGTCATAGAGCTTACTGGAATGAAGAGCAAGAACAACTTTATATATTCAGGTTAGATGAACATATAAAAAGACTCAAAGAGTCTATCAAGCTTATAAAATTTGAAGATAAATACTCAACCGAATTCTTAAAACAAAGTTGTAAGGACATTATTATCGCAAATGATTATCAAGAAGATATAGCAATTAGACAGACTGTTTTTCTAGACGGTTTTGGAAGTTGGTTTAGTACAGATCCTGTTGAAATGTTTATTGCACCTATTCCAAAAGGCCGATTACTCAATCAAAATAAAACAGGTGTTCATTGTTGTGTTTCCTCTTGGGAGAGAATTAATGATAATTCCGTTTCGCCAAGAATAAAAGTTGGAGCAAATTATATCAATAGCCGTGCAGGACAACTAGAAGCTAAAAGAAATAATTACGATTTTGCTATTTTTCTCAATAATCAAGGTTTTGTATCAGAAGGTCCAGGTTCTTGCCTCTTTATGGTAAAAGACGATGTACTTATCACTCCTTCTACCACCTCCTCTATACTTGATAGTATTACTCGTAAAACAATATTACAGATTGCGAAAGAGGACCTTAATCTACATGTAGAAGAACGAGAAGTAAATAGAACAGAATTATACACTGCCGACGAGCTGTTCTTATGTGGAACTGCTGTTGAAATTGTCCCTATTCTTTCTATTGATCGTTATGAAATAAACCAACAGCTCGAAGGGAAATTAACCGAAAAAATCAAAAATCATTATTTTGATATTGCTCGTGGAAAAATCTTAGATAGAATTGATTGGTTAACCCCTGTTTACTAG
- a CDS encoding TIGR00730 family Rossman fold protein, translated as MTNEQSARKDWNEIKTQDSWQIFKVMGEFVNGFEKMAQIGPCVSIFGSARTKPEHPYYKLTTDIAYKITQKGYGVITGGGPGIMEAGNKGASIGEGPSVGLNIDLPFEQHSNPYIDIDKDIKFDYFFVRKVVFMKYSQAFVVMPGGFGTLDELFEAITLIQTDKIRTYPIVLVGTEYWKGLWEWIKNVMLKEKNISESDLDLVHITDDPDEVVDIIDKYYNEHRMRPNF; from the coding sequence ATGACAAACGAACAATCAGCAAGAAAAGACTGGAACGAAATAAAAACACAAGATTCATGGCAGATTTTTAAAGTCATGGGGGAATTCGTCAATGGATTCGAAAAAATGGCTCAAATAGGACCTTGTGTTTCTATATTTGGTTCAGCAAGAACAAAACCAGAACATCCCTATTATAAACTTACCACAGATATCGCCTACAAGATTACCCAAAAAGGATATGGTGTTATTACAGGTGGTGGTCCAGGAATCATGGAAGCAGGAAACAAAGGGGCTTCTATAGGAGAAGGACCTTCAGTAGGTTTAAATATCGATTTGCCTTTTGAACAACACAGCAACCCATATATCGATATCGACAAAGACATTAAGTTTGATTACTTCTTCGTAAGAAAAGTAGTGTTTATGAAATATTCTCAAGCATTCGTTGTAATGCCTGGAGGTTTTGGTACTTTGGATGAATTATTTGAAGCAATCACTTTAATTCAAACCGATAAAATCCGTACCTACCCAATTGTATTAGTGGGAACAGAATACTGGAAAGGACTTTGGGAATGGATTAAAAATGTGATGCTCAAAGAAAAGAATATCAGCGAAAGCGATCTTGACCTAGTACATATTACCGATGATCCTGATGAAGTAGTTGATATCATCGATAAATACTATAACGAACATAGAATGAGACCCAATTTTTAA
- the cdaA gene encoding diadenylate cyclase CdaA — translation MNFLDFDILDIIDIFLVSLLIYQLYKLVRNTVAIKILIGIGAIYILWKVVEILKMDLLSEILGQFIGVGVIAIIIVFQQEIRRFLLILGNKSFSGRRRFFNKIQNLQKENQKQNINKIVDASFNMSRTKTGGLIVLQGGSDLSDIIESGKKIDAVISRELIETIFYKNNPLHDGAMIIHNGKIVAASCILPMSERLDIKSSYGTRHRAALGISETTDAITLVISEETGLISLTEKGQFITDLSEIEIKQRLLASLE, via the coding sequence GTGAATTTTTTAGATTTCGACATATTAGATATCATAGATATATTTTTGGTAAGCTTACTCATTTATCAGCTTTATAAATTAGTAAGAAATACTGTTGCTATAAAAATTCTGATAGGAATAGGCGCCATTTATATCCTATGGAAAGTCGTCGAAATTCTTAAAATGGATTTGTTGTCTGAGATTTTAGGCCAATTTATTGGAGTAGGAGTTATTGCTATCATTATTGTGTTCCAACAAGAAATACGACGGTTTCTACTCATTTTAGGAAACAAATCCTTTAGTGGTAGAAGACGTTTTTTTAATAAAATTCAAAACCTTCAAAAGGAAAATCAAAAGCAAAATATTAATAAAATTGTAGATGCTTCATTCAATATGTCTAGAACCAAAACAGGAGGGCTTATTGTACTTCAAGGGGGTTCCGATTTATCGGATATTATTGAAAGCGGAAAAAAAATAGATGCAGTGATTTCTAGGGAACTTATTGAAACCATTTTCTATAAAAACAATCCGCTACATGATGGTGCCATGATCATTCATAACGGGAAAATAGTGGCAGCTTCCTGTATTCTTCCCATGAGTGAAAGGCTTGATATAAAATCTAGCTACGGAACACGCCACCGTGCAGCATTGGGAATTAGCGAAACTACGGATGCCATCACTCTTGTGATTTCTGAAGAAACAGGACTTATTAGTCTTACCGAAAAGGGACAGTTTATTACAGATTTATCAGAGATTGAGATTAAGCAAAGATTGTTGGCTAGTTTAGAGTAG
- the rfbC gene encoding dTDP-4-dehydrorhamnose 3,5-epimerase yields MTIKNCTIAGLKIIEPKVFEDSRGYFFESFSKHKLAEAGIKEEFLQDNQSLSQKGVLRGLHFQKPPFAQSKLVRVIKGSVLDVAVDLRKKSPTYGAHFKIVLSEENKTQLYIPKGFAHGFLTLEPDTIFSYKCGDYYHKESEDALFWNDPILGIDWGIEDPLVSEKDQIVSSFKDFVSPF; encoded by the coding sequence ATGACAATCAAGAATTGCACCATAGCTGGCTTAAAGATTATAGAACCCAAAGTATTTGAGGATTCTAGAGGATATTTCTTTGAATCTTTTAGTAAGCACAAACTAGCAGAGGCTGGAATAAAAGAAGAATTTTTACAAGATAATCAGTCGCTTTCACAAAAAGGAGTTTTGAGAGGTTTACATTTTCAGAAGCCTCCATTTGCTCAAAGTAAACTAGTGAGAGTAATAAAAGGAAGTGTCTTGGATGTAGCAGTAGATTTGCGAAAAAAATCGCCAACTTATGGAGCTCATTTTAAGATTGTACTATCCGAGGAGAATAAGACACAGCTCTATATACCCAAAGGTTTTGCTCATGGTTTTCTTACCTTAGAACCTGATACTATATTTTCTTATAAATGTGGAGATTATTACCACAAAGAATCAGAAGATGCACTTTTTTGGAATGATCCTATACTCGGAATAGACTGGGGAATAGAAGATCCTTTAGTTTCTGAAAAAGACCAAATAGTCTCCTCTTTTAAAGATTTTGTTTCACCATTTTAG
- a CDS encoding alanine racemase: MTNNFDFQLAKELEQKFGDSFYLFHSDVFKKNYDDFLGAFRKYYPNTHIGYSYKTNYTPKICKIVDQRGGYAEVVSEMEYDLALKVGVQKNRIIVNGPYKNKEALEKFLLSGSLVNIDSYKELENLFMIAQEQPKSTLNIGLRCNFEINSDLISRFGFDITQAKFFQIFEELKNHQNIKLKGLHCHFPNRDLASYIPRVESMLDLVQKVFPTNPPEFIDIGGGYFGKMHEDLKKQFNANVPSYQEYAKEIATRIGEHFTHIEDDKKPKLFLEPGSALVANTMQFVAKVIDIKQVRGQDIAMTSGSRFNIGVISSTVNMPMKVLSDDSDTPSFENLNISGYTCIESDYLFRGYSGPMTIGDYLAFSNVGSYSVVFKPPFILPNVSIIDINEHGYSEIKRKETMEDIFTTFNF, encoded by the coding sequence ATGACCAATAATTTCGATTTTCAACTTGCCAAGGAATTAGAACAAAAATTTGGGGATTCCTTCTATTTGTTCCATTCCGATGTTTTTAAAAAAAATTATGATGATTTCTTAGGAGCATTCAGGAAATATTATCCAAATACCCATATTGGTTACTCCTATAAAACGAATTATACCCCCAAAATTTGCAAAATTGTAGATCAAAGAGGCGGATATGCTGAAGTTGTCTCTGAAATGGAATACGATTTAGCCCTCAAGGTAGGCGTACAAAAAAATCGTATTATCGTAAATGGACCTTATAAAAATAAAGAAGCCTTAGAAAAATTCCTTCTTTCTGGAAGTTTAGTAAATATTGATTCCTATAAAGAGCTTGAAAACCTCTTTATGATTGCTCAAGAACAACCTAAAAGCACTCTCAATATAGGTCTTCGTTGTAATTTTGAAATTAATAGTGATCTAATTTCTCGTTTTGGTTTTGATATTACTCAAGCTAAATTTTTTCAAATATTTGAAGAATTAAAAAATCATCAAAACATTAAACTTAAAGGTTTACACTGTCATTTCCCAAACAGAGATTTAGCCTCCTATATCCCAAGAGTTGAAAGTATGTTAGACCTAGTTCAAAAGGTGTTCCCAACAAATCCTCCAGAGTTTATCGATATAGGTGGTGGGTATTTTGGAAAAATGCATGAAGATCTTAAAAAACAATTCAATGCTAATGTACCAAGCTATCAAGAATATGCTAAGGAAATTGCCACAAGAATTGGCGAACACTTTACTCATATTGAAGACGATAAAAAACCCAAACTGTTTTTAGAGCCAGGAAGTGCTTTAGTTGCTAATACCATGCAATTTGTTGCAAAGGTTATTGATATCAAACAAGTGAGAGGACAGGATATTGCCATGACTTCTGGAAGTAGATTTAATATTGGAGTTATTAGCTCAACCGTTAATATGCCAATGAAAGTTTTATCTGATGATTCTGATACTCCATCATTTGAAAACCTAAATATTTCTGGATACACCTGTATAGAATCTGATTACCTTTTTAGAGGATATAGCGGACCAATGACCATTGGAGATTATTTGGCTTTCTCAAATGTAGGCTCTTACTCAGTAGTTTTCAAGCCTCCGTTTATCCTTCCTAATGTTTCAATTATAGACATAAATGAACATGGTTACTCAGAAATCAAAAGGAAGGAGACTATGGAAGATATTTTTACGACATTCAATTTTTAA
- the folP gene encoding dihydropteroate synthase — translation MIEKISDLSINCQGQLLSFEQAKVMGILNITPDSFYEASRATQIKDILCHIEKMVNEGVDIVDIGAMSSRPGAKIISAQEEISRIQEPLEAIFKEFPKLICSIDTVYPETATFAVENGVSIINDISGDQWNQGMFDVIAKLQVPYILMHSKGRPQDMQNQTDYAHLMDELIYFFSEKINKLQALGVNDILIDPGFGFAKTLDQNFELLKKLEVFSMFDLPILVGLSRKSMLYNFLDIEAKEALNATSVAHFQALINGANILRAHDVKEAKECILLYDKMNK, via the coding sequence ATGATAGAGAAAATATCCGACTTGAGTATCAATTGTCAAGGACAATTATTGAGTTTTGAACAAGCCAAAGTAATGGGGATTTTAAATATTACCCCAGATTCTTTCTATGAAGCAAGTAGAGCAACACAAATAAAGGATATTCTTTGTCATATAGAAAAAATGGTAAACGAAGGGGTGGATATTGTAGATATCGGAGCCATGTCCTCTCGTCCAGGAGCAAAAATTATTTCGGCACAGGAAGAAATATCGAGAATTCAAGAACCTTTAGAGGCTATCTTTAAAGAATTTCCGAAGCTTATTTGCAGTATTGATACCGTGTATCCAGAAACGGCAACTTTTGCCGTAGAAAATGGAGTTTCGATCATTAATGATATTTCGGGAGATCAATGGAACCAAGGGATGTTTGACGTGATTGCTAAACTGCAAGTGCCATATATCCTTATGCACAGTAAGGGGAGGCCACAGGATATGCAGAATCAAACAGATTATGCTCATTTAATGGATGAGCTGATTTATTTTTTCTCAGAAAAAATCAATAAATTACAGGCTCTTGGAGTCAATGATATTTTGATTGATCCTGGTTTTGGGTTTGCCAAAACTTTAGATCAAAACTTTGAATTACTCAAGAAATTAGAAGTTTTTTCGATGTTTGATTTGCCAATTTTAGTAGGACTTTCAAGAAAATCTATGTTGTATAATTTTCTTGATATTGAGGCTAAAGAAGCCTTGAATGCTACCAGTGTAGCACATTTTCAAGCATTGATAAACGGAGCGAATATTCTAAGGGCTCATGATGTGAAAGAGGCCAAAGAATGTATTTTACTTTATGATAAAATGAACAAGTGA
- a CDS encoding polysaccharide biosynthesis protein: MYSYQKLKSFVLRNTNSYISHWIILLVDLFIVFQSFVFAYFLRFNFSLEINYLELLQGIPVAILASALSIILAGAHRGVIRHTSERDLLRIVQAQLLTAIILFAFVFFKRRTEFWTGLIIPTSVVSIHIILNIILLSAFRFLYKVIYYRVKKGDITAKNVLIFGAGYTGCLTHQVLTNDTAQQVKIVAFVDDDPKIAGKVLHGIKVLHSPTIDKQYIIDHDIDEIVIAISNLPAPRMREIVDEVVEFGIKITKVPSVSTWTNNQFESKQIQKLKIEDLLNRPPIQIDNPKVQKEYQDKVIIVSGGAGSIGSEIARQLLLYKPKKVILLDIGESPLYEIQQDLVQGGFEAFETLVADIRDKLRIQNIFSRYKPDIVFHAAAYKHVPLMEANPYEAIKVNVFGTKILADLSILNNVKKFVMISTDKAVNPTNVMGATKRLAEKYVTSLKDNGTTSFVTTRFGNVLGSNGSVIPLFKKQLEKGGPLTVTHKDVTRFFMTIPEACQLVLEAGCMGEDGQILIFDMGKSVKIYDLAIRMIQLSGYSYPDEIDIKEIGLRPGEKLYEELLNDKENTIPTYHKKIMIAKVLQVNDIWLHENITILKDLILKQEDMALVEQLKLLIPEFKSKNSVYQSLDNQRTEL; the protein is encoded by the coding sequence ATGTATAGTTACCAAAAGTTGAAATCTTTTGTTCTTAGAAACACGAATAGTTATATCTCTCATTGGATAATACTATTGGTGGATTTGTTTATTGTATTTCAATCTTTTGTTTTCGCTTATTTCCTAAGATTCAACTTCTCATTAGAAATTAATTACTTAGAGCTTCTACAAGGGATTCCAGTCGCGATATTAGCAAGTGCTTTAAGTATTATTTTAGCAGGAGCTCACAGAGGAGTTATTCGCCACACAAGTGAGCGGGATTTACTCAGAATTGTACAAGCTCAATTGCTTACCGCAATCATCCTTTTCGCTTTTGTTTTTTTCAAAAGAAGAACAGAATTTTGGACAGGATTAATAATCCCAACCTCAGTAGTTTCCATCCATATCATATTAAATATCATCCTTCTTTCTGCTTTTAGATTCCTCTATAAGGTCATCTATTATCGAGTAAAAAAGGGAGATATTACAGCAAAAAATGTTTTGATTTTTGGTGCGGGTTATACAGGTTGTTTAACACATCAAGTATTAACAAATGATACTGCTCAACAAGTAAAAATTGTAGCATTTGTGGATGATGATCCTAAAATCGCAGGAAAAGTATTACATGGAATCAAAGTCTTACATTCACCAACTATTGACAAACAATACATTATAGATCATGATATTGATGAAATAGTTATTGCAATTTCTAATCTTCCGGCTCCCAGAATGAGAGAAATTGTTGATGAAGTGGTAGAATTTGGAATCAAAATCACCAAGGTGCCTTCTGTAAGTACATGGACAAACAATCAATTTGAGTCAAAACAGATTCAAAAACTAAAAATTGAAGATTTACTCAATAGACCACCGATACAAATTGACAATCCAAAAGTTCAAAAAGAGTATCAAGATAAAGTAATTATCGTCTCTGGTGGTGCTGGATCAATTGGAAGTGAAATAGCAAGACAATTATTACTTTATAAGCCCAAAAAAGTCATTCTTCTAGACATCGGAGAATCTCCTTTATATGAAATTCAACAAGATCTTGTTCAAGGAGGATTTGAGGCTTTTGAAACTTTAGTTGCCGATATCCGTGATAAACTAAGAATTCAAAATATATTCTCCAGATACAAACCAGACATTGTGTTTCATGCAGCCGCATACAAACACGTTCCATTAATGGAAGCAAACCCTTATGAGGCTATAAAAGTAAATGTTTTTGGAACTAAAATACTTGCCGATTTATCGATCCTGAATAATGTAAAGAAATTTGTAATGATTTCTACAGACAAAGCGGTAAATCCTACCAATGTAATGGGTGCCACAAAAAGATTGGCAGAAAAATATGTGACTTCCCTAAAAGACAACGGAACCACCTCTTTTGTTACCACACGTTTTGGAAATGTTCTTGGATCTAACGGATCAGTCATTCCTTTATTTAAAAAACAATTAGAAAAAGGAGGCCCACTAACTGTAACTCATAAAGATGTCACTAGGTTCTTTATGACCATTCCCGAAGCTTGTCAACTCGTCCTTGAGGCAGGTTGCATGGGTGAAGATGGTCAGATTTTGATTTTCGATATGGGAAAATCTGTAAAAATTTACGACCTTGCCATTAGAATGATCCAACTCTCAGGGTATAGTTATCCCGATGAAATTGACATCAAAGAAATAGGACTCAGACCAGGAGAAAAACTCTACGAAGAACTCTTAAATGATAAGGAAAACACCATTCCTACTTATCATAAAAAAATCATGATTGCTAAAGTACTTCAGGTAAATGATATTTGGCTTCATGAAAATATTACTATATTAAAAGACTTGATTCTTAAACAGGAAGATATGGCTTTGGTAGAGCAATTAAAATTGCTTATTCCAGAATTTAAATCCAAAAATTCCGTTTATCAGTCACTAGACAATCAAAGAACAGAATTATGA
- a CDS encoding response regulator translates to MKNSKYILAIILTAALFLNLNAQEYNTSYKYSKKKEIDYYLSNIEKHLYSNNDSTYYYINLSKELIDNTKIAIESKICYYYLKGKASKVHSKPLEVQRETLFKGLKLADSLEHKYYKYGFSNLLAISFVSEPAVAKMYFQKVIKYAQELNSPIKEYVAINNLTMYFISQQDTVSAKENFLKQEQLRAAHKTQLKKLHHYHFFVNKSMLANDLIEKISSLDSSLFYVDLPSGAYFFHKSNLIKMNHLLSNDSLKHHAPTEIKFILENQKIHPKFKEQFFLLLLTYYFDTGADKEALNLYSKYREVYNKLPLFENPIYSYRLQYYIHLDLNSDSALYYLSKYTKLLEKNKEDALSNKIINYEKEKINNKKAQSKTNKYTLLIATLILISLVVIIVRWHKVQKKEFEEIQVKLAKETKKNVLKNEFLEVLTHEIKTPITLITNSFNNQNSKSSNQITKKSVERLKENIDNLISYSKDGFKEHSEKFEFIPINDFFKRIINGYQTALSSKNIEIIFTSNCSDFTQINFTPQKLNIVLSNIISNAIKHSFNENQILVNINVSKEKTQFIVKNHGKNIAKEDLKKVFQKNFKGAKTSDTSQGLGLYLTRKIILEIDGKIDIYNTQEGVECIIELPLETSQHKNENHNMIFNNLQNDTPKIVNKATKNKILIIEDNIDLIEFYQLIMYNYQLNICTTVEEAILQIQKNEFDCILCDLKLPDNSGMEVQKYVVSNRIQTPLIIVSGSTNMELRIQAYKFGVQDYMTKPFDKRELLIRIENVIKNFTNSRAKSLSFNLSNLEPSNDDSILDRTIRIIQKNISNHEFTVKDLAVEMFYSESQLRRLIKKESGLTPNKLIQEIRMRNAYALLKSGNFKIYEVRNKVGIPSSHYFAKVFKSKFGFYPSDKDRFDKENDIID, encoded by the coding sequence ATGAAAAACTCTAAATACATACTCGCAATTATTCTTACGGCAGCACTTTTTCTCAACCTCAATGCACAAGAATATAATACATCTTATAAGTATTCAAAAAAGAAGGAAATTGACTATTACCTCTCCAATATTGAAAAGCATTTATATTCAAACAATGATTCTACCTATTACTATATAAATCTCAGCAAAGAATTAATTGACAACACTAAAATAGCTATAGAATCAAAAATTTGCTATTATTATTTAAAAGGAAAAGCTTCCAAAGTTCACAGCAAACCCCTAGAAGTACAACGTGAAACATTATTCAAAGGTTTAAAACTTGCAGACAGTTTGGAGCACAAGTATTATAAGTATGGTTTCAGTAACTTACTTGCCATCAGTTTTGTCAGTGAACCTGCTGTGGCGAAAATGTACTTTCAAAAAGTAATAAAATATGCTCAAGAATTAAACAGTCCAATTAAGGAATATGTGGCAATCAATAACTTAACAATGTATTTTATTTCACAACAAGATACTGTTTCAGCCAAAGAAAATTTTCTTAAGCAAGAACAATTAAGAGCCGCGCACAAAACTCAGTTAAAAAAACTTCATCATTACCATTTTTTTGTCAATAAAAGCATGCTAGCTAATGATCTAATAGAGAAAATAAGTTCATTAGATTCTTCTTTGTTCTATGTCGATCTCCCATCTGGAGCCTATTTCTTTCATAAAAGTAATTTAATAAAAATGAATCACTTACTCTCTAATGATTCATTAAAACATCATGCTCCAACAGAAATAAAATTTATTCTTGAAAATCAAAAAATACACCCCAAATTTAAAGAGCAATTTTTCCTACTACTTTTAACGTATTATTTTGACACAGGTGCTGATAAAGAAGCCCTCAACTTATACTCAAAATATCGTGAAGTTTATAATAAATTACCTTTATTTGAAAATCCAATCTACAGTTATAGACTTCAGTATTATATTCATTTAGATTTAAATTCCGATTCTGCCTTATACTATCTTTCCAAGTACACGAAACTCTTAGAAAAAAATAAAGAAGATGCCTTAAGTAATAAAATCATCAATTATGAAAAAGAAAAAATAAATAATAAGAAAGCTCAATCGAAAACCAATAAATATACATTACTTATCGCAACATTAATACTTATTTCACTTGTTGTAATTATCGTCCGATGGCACAAAGTTCAAAAGAAGGAATTTGAAGAAATACAGGTCAAACTTGCAAAAGAAACGAAGAAAAATGTATTAAAAAATGAGTTTTTGGAAGTTCTAACACATGAAATAAAAACACCGATTACATTAATAACAAATTCTTTCAATAATCAAAATTCAAAAAGCAGTAATCAAATAACAAAAAAATCAGTAGAAAGACTAAAAGAAAATATTGATAACTTAATTTCCTATTCCAAAGACGGATTTAAGGAGCATTCAGAAAAATTTGAATTCATACCAATCAATGATTTTTTCAAGAGAATTATTAATGGCTACCAAACTGCTTTATCCTCAAAAAATATTGAAATAATTTTCACCAGTAATTGCTCAGATTTCACTCAAATAAATTTCACTCCGCAAAAATTAAACATTGTACTTTCTAATATTATTTCCAATGCAATTAAGCATAGTTTTAATGAAAATCAAATTTTAGTAAACATCAATGTCTCTAAGGAAAAAACTCAGTTTATTGTTAAAAATCATGGAAAAAATATAGCTAAAGAAGACTTAAAAAAAGTATTCCAAAAGAATTTTAAAGGTGCTAAAACAAGTGATACCTCACAAGGGTTGGGTCTATATTTGACTAGAAAAATAATTCTTGAGATTGATGGGAAAATAGATATTTATAACACACAAGAAGGTGTTGAATGTATCATTGAACTACCTCTAGAAACAAGCCAACACAAAAACGAGAATCACAATATGATCTTTAATAATCTACAGAATGATACTCCAAAAATAGTGAATAAAGCTACAAAGAATAAAATTCTAATTATTGAAGACAATATTGATCTGATTGAATTTTATCAATTAATTATGTATAATTATCAATTAAACATCTGTACCACAGTAGAAGAGGCAATACTCCAAATTCAGAAAAATGAATTTGATTGTATTCTTTGTGATCTAAAATTACCTGACAATTCAGGAATGGAGGTACAAAAATATGTGGTGTCAAATAGAATTCAAACTCCACTTATTATTGTTTCTGGTTCTACAAATATGGAGTTAAGGATACAAGCATACAAATTTGGAGTTCAAGACTATATGACTAAACCTTTTGATAAACGGGAATTGTTAATCCGAATAGAAAATGTTATTAAAAATTTCACGAATTCAAGAGCAAAAAGCTTAAGTTTTAACCTTTCAAATTTGGAACCTTCAAATGATGATTCCATTCTCGACAGAACCATCAGAATCATTCAAAAAAACATCAGCAATCATGAATTCACGGTAAAAGATTTAGCTGTTGAAATGTTCTATAGTGAAAGTCAACTAAGAAGACTCATCAAAAAAGAAAGTGGATTAACTCCTAATAAGCTTATTCAAGAGATTAGAATGAGAAATGCATACGCATTATTGAAAAGCGGAAATTTCAAAATTTATGAAGTGCGTAATAAAGTCGGAATCCCTAGTTCTCATTATTTTGCGAAGGTTTTCAAATCGAAATTCGGTTTTTACCCATCAGATAAAGATCGTTTTGATAAAGAAAATGACATTATTGATTGA
- a CDS encoding HpcH/HpaI aldolase/citrate lyase family protein: MKTIFITNCPKTAQLAEKSQIDRIMVDLEILGKNERQGHLNTVISKHSLEDVKVIRQTISTSELLVRINPIHEDSEKEIDQVIQAGADIIMLPMFKTPHEVATFLKIVNKRVKTILLLETTQALARIDDILKIEGIDEIHIGLNDLHLAMELDFMFELLSGGIVEYLSQKIHQAQIPFGFGGIARLGKGMLPSELILSEHIRLHSSAVILSRDFHGYSSSYEELLDNVNLPEEVEKIHLFWQDLKNHNLEKLIERKQKLKENVLKIIKTKHEL, from the coding sequence ATGAAAACAATTTTCATTACTAATTGCCCAAAAACGGCACAATTAGCAGAAAAATCTCAAATAGATAGGATCATGGTAGATCTTGAAATTTTGGGAAAAAATGAACGTCAAGGTCATCTTAATACTGTAATATCCAAACACAGCTTAGAAGATGTAAAAGTTATTAGGCAGACGATATCTACCTCAGAATTACTTGTAAGAATCAATCCGATACACGAGGACAGTGAAAAAGAAATCGACCAAGTAATTCAAGCAGGAGCAGATATTATTATGTTACCCATGTTTAAGACACCCCATGAGGTAGCTACTTTCCTTAAAATTGTAAACAAAAGAGTAAAAACAATTCTCTTACTAGAAACAACACAGGCTCTTGCCCGCATAGATGATATTCTAAAAATTGAAGGCATTGACGAAATACATATTGGACTAAATGACTTGCATTTGGCCATGGAACTTGACTTTATGTTTGAACTCCTCAGTGGTGGTATCGTAGAATATCTTAGTCAGAAAATTCATCAAGCTCAAATACCTTTCGGTTTTGGAGGAATCGCACGGCTGGGCAAAGGAATGCTTCCCTCAGAACTTATCCTCTCAGAACATATAAGGCTACATTCTTCTGCTGTTATTCTTTCACGAGATTTTCATGGATACTCCAGCTCTTATGAAGAATTGTTAGACAATGTGAATTTGCCTGAGGAAGTAGAGAAAATACATCTTTTCTGGCAAGATTTAAAAAACCACAATCTTGAAAAATTAATAGAAAGAAAACAAAAACTTAAAGAAAATGTCCTCAAAATTATTAAGACAAAACATGAGTTATAA